Proteins found in one Homalodisca vitripennis isolate AUS2020 chromosome 4, UT_GWSS_2.1, whole genome shotgun sequence genomic segment:
- the LOC124361221 gene encoding SAP domain-containing ribonucleoprotein encodes MLTEPLLLVNWDRSPPVEREGPKRLELRAQKFGTPLSEAAKKEARAARFGISSTAPSKTSQITTSTKITIVGPSEEILRKRAERFGGNVSSLALKAEESEKLKKRQERFGLSAAAAQTVDEKKKLRAERFKL; translated from the exons ATGTTAACTGAACCGCTGTTGCTAGTAAACTGGGATCGGTCTCCTCCCGTTGAAAGGGAAGGTCCTAAG cGCTTGGAGTTGAGAGCTCAGAAATTCGGTACACCTTTGTCTGAAGCAGCAAAGAAGGAGGCAAGAGCAGCAAGATTTGGCATTTC ATCAACTGCACCTTCAAAAACTTCACAAATTACAACATCAACCAAAATAACGATTGTT gGACCCAGTGAAGAAATTTTAAGGAAACGAGCAGAACGGTTTGGAGGCAACGTATCAAGCTTGGCTTTGAAA GCCGAGGAAAGTGAAAAGCTGAAGAAGAGACAAGAAAGGTTTGGTCTGTCTGCTGCTGCGGCTCAAACCGTAGATGAGAAGAAAAAGCTTAGAGCCGAACGATTCaagttatag